Proteins from a single region of Argiope bruennichi chromosome 6, qqArgBrue1.1, whole genome shotgun sequence:
- the LOC129972054 gene encoding histone-lysine N-methyltransferase PRDM9-like, which produces MAPYLCPYCRRMVTYNDNHPCYTYMIEDYENSLQQPNESNERNSKYNYAKFPLTLNDSSGNLPNENERSKYLMNDFETTFSGSSGTDIENQRGSDVSDQIYATTDDECKMSLEDSKSRSLNKDKKNFMDYLECVIRNSFSDNNNISRTAESTANFDLPPGCNEPKNGKVQVSEDVIDEHISPGMHTTKGYSNKKKIEPDLKKPISTKEDDHAVAGPSGFCSGKKKFPQIFIKKDTPKTNYRTHTDDRHFICVICNKQFSKKSNRDQHYRTHTGETPYVCDVCGRKFSHIGNHNRHYRTHTGERPFVCDFCNKGFAQKAHLKNHVRSQHWRKTL; this is translated from the coding sequence ATGGCTCCGTACTTGTGTCCTTATTGTCGCAGAATGGTGACATACAACGATAATCATCCTTGTTACACTTATATGATCGAAGACTATGAAAACTCATTACAGCAGCCTAACGAATCAAATGAAAGGAATTCAAAATACAACTATGCCAAATTTCCTTTAACTTTGAATGACAGTTCAGGAAATTTACCAAACGAAAATGAAAGGTCTAAATATCTTATGAATGATTTTGAAACCACATTTTCCGGATCAAGTGGTACTGACATTGAAAATCAAAGAGGATCAGATGTATCAGACCAGATCTATGCAACAACTGATGACGAATGCAAAATGTCTCTTGAAGATAGCAAATCTCGGtctttgaataaagataaaaagaattttatggatTATTTAGAATGTGTTATCCgaaattctttttcagataatAACAATATTTCCAGAACTGCGGAATCGACTGCGAATTTTGATCTGCCACCAGGATGTAACGAGCCGAAAAATGGCAAAGTGCAAGTGTCGGAGGATGTAATTGATGAACATATTTCACCTGGAATGCACACTACTAAAGGTTACagtaataagaagaaaattgaaCCCGACTTGAAGAAACCCATCTCTACCAAGGAGGATGACCATGCTGTGGCTGGTCCTTCCGGATTCTGTTCTGGTAAGAAGAAATTTCCGCAGATCTTCATTAAGAAAGATACTCCTAAAACTAATTATCGAACACACACTGACGACAGGCATTTTATATGCGTTATATGTAATAAACAATTCTCTAAGAAATCAAATCGTGACCAACATTACAGAACGCATACTGGCGAAACACCTTATGTTTGTGATGTATGCGGAAGAAAATTTTCCCATATAGGAAACCACAACAGACATTATAGAACCCACACAGGTGAAAGACCTTTCGTGTGCGATTTCTGTAATAAAGGTTTTGCTCAAAAGGCTCATCTCAAGAATCATGTAAGATCTCAACACTGGAGAAAAACCTTATAA
- the LOC129972056 gene encoding uncharacterized protein LOC129972056, whose product MRKLPPEIHSEWEKFSNELQCINNIKVSRCILPFSDVEAIELHGFSEASEAAFGAVVYCKSQTPAGEVFVKMVASKSRVAPLKKLTIPRLELCAAVLLVKLMQRIQSALRLKVSNTYYWSDSMIVLSWIKKETSQFKTFVANRVATLQDLSCQDQWRHVSSGDNPANLISRGVNPSKMLKSNLWWEGPAFLKDSEYPCREISDTVIKDDLYPSGR is encoded by the exons atgaGAAAA CTTCCCCCTGAAATTCATAGTGAATGGGAGAAGTTTTCAAACGAGTTACAgtgcattaacaacatcaaggtgagcagatgtattcttccattttccgacgTCGAAGCTATAGAACTTCATGGGTTCAGCGAAGCTTCTGAAGCTGCCTTTGGAGCTGTTGTGTACTGCAAATCCCAAACACCTGCTGGTGAGGTTTTTGTCAAGATGGTGGCcagtaaatccagagtggctccactgaAGAAGCTCACAATCCCGAGGTTGGAGCTCTGCGCTGCTGTGCTGCTGGTGAAATTGATGCAGCGTATCCAGTCGGCTCTTCGACTGAAAGTGTCCAATACCTATTACTGGAGCGATAGTATGATTGTgctgtcatggattaaaaaagagacgTCCCAGTTTAAAACCTTCGTGGCAAACCGTGTAGCCACACTTCAAGACCTTTCGTGTCAGGATCAGTGGAGACATGTTTCATCAGGTGATAATCCAGCTAATCTTATCAGTCGTGGTGTAAATCCGTCCAAAATGCTCAAGAGTAACTTGTGGTGGGAAGGGCCTGCCTTTCTAAAAGACAGTGAGTATCCGTGCAGAGAAATCTCTGACACTGTGATAAAGGACGAT CTTTATCCAAGTGGaaggtag
- the LOC129972057 gene encoding zinc finger protein 880-like has product MDQYRCKRYGNIVTRDEDHTRYFHKRFDYRYSPQEPVESDGFSKQIRATADVESQMRLENSKWQSLKNDKNNFIYSLECVINKAISDCKKISGTANLIANPDLPSLSEELENGKRQVSEGETNEHTLLEVHSQGHNKNKKMTTYVKDPIPFKEDDNAVAGPSGLSPHEKKFSCSLCSKEFNYKYNLYRHYRTHTGNKPFKCYVCNKQFSQKVNLDAHYKMNTGEKPYTC; this is encoded by the coding sequence atggatCAATACCGTTGCAAACGTTACGGAAATATAGTGACACGAGATGAGGATCACACTCGCTACTTTCACAAGAGATTTGACTACAGGTATTCACCACAAGAGCCAGTAGAATCGGATGGTTTTTCAAAGCAGATTCGTGCAACAGCTGATGTAGAAAGTCAAATGCGACTTGAAAATAGCAAATGGCAATCTTTAAagaacgataaaaataatttcatatactcTCTAGAATGTGTTATCAACAAAGCAATTtcagattgtaaaaaaatttctggaacAGCAAATTTGATTGCGAATCCTGATCTCCCATCATTAAGTGAAGAGCTGGAAAATGGCAAGAGGCAAGTGTCAGAGGGTGAGACTAATGAACATACATTACTGGAAGTGCACTCTCAAGGTCACAATAAGAACAAGAAAATGACTACATACGTGAAGGACCCTATCCCTTTCAAGGAAGATGACAATGCCGTGGCTGGACCTTCGGGATTGAGTCCTCATGAGAAGAAATTTTCTTGCAGTTTATGTTCTAaggaattcaattataaatataatctctACAGACATTATCGAACCCACACTGGCAACAAACCCTTCAAGTGCTATGTATGTAATAAACAATTCTCTCAGAAAGTAAATCTCGACGCACATTACAAAATGAACACTGGCGAAAAACCTTATACTTGTTGA